The genomic interval AGGGGTCCTGTTTGAGCTCTTTGCTAGAAAGCTGCCTTTTTCCATATGGCTGCCTCCTTCTCCAAACCTACTTCACCCATTCCTCAGGCCTCCCTGTTGCAAATCTGCTGTGAAGAAAACTTATCTCCACAAAGTTGGATAAGCAGAGACATGCTTTATTTGGTGATGCACAGGGGACACAGaatcattcccaaagaatgtccaaTGAAGCCtcaaaattaacagatatttatatCCAATATGCTTTTGTTCTAATTTTCTCCAGGGGTATCCAAGCCTAAACACATATCTGGAGCCAGCCCAGGGGTCACATTATCTCGGTCGTGACACAGATCCAAGACACTACTTCCAGCTGTTCTTGGTCAACTGTTGTCAGTGATAACAACTAATTAACAACTAATGTAGCAATGCTCTTAATTTTCTGGAACTTGTTTAGTTctcaaggaaagcaaagaaggaGACAGAACAGGAAAGTCCTGCATCCTGAGTAGTCTTTCAggaaaggaggggagaaaaatcGGTAAGATGTGACCTCCCAGGTATGCCTTTAACATTGCAGAATCTGCAGCCAAGAGCTTCAAAgacagcattttgttttctgtctgaagATCAGGTCACAACTCCAGCATAgcacttccagcagctcccactgcTCTGACATTGTGTattttgtgtgtgcatatgttCTGTTATGTATTATTTAGTAGCCCAACTAGAGGAAATCTCATATGAGTTTTCATCACCAAGTAGCTCAGGCTATTTGTCAACAATAACATTTGGTCCCCAAATATTCTTAATAAAGAAAATGGTGAATCACATCCTAGAGTGTACCAACAGGTATGTTTTGGATGAGACATTGCAGGGAATTATGCTGCTCTACTTGGCATTGACAAGGCATCTGGTGAAAGTACTATGCCCAGGATTGGGCACTGCACCTACATAAATAAATGAGCTGAAGAAGACTTGAAGCAGTGAAATTGGTAAGAGAACAACAAATTGTGAAAAAAATTgcttattttgaaaaagaagatggagggGGAAAGACAACAATGACATTCAAAAAGCCCAGGGGTTGTCACAAAGAGAACAATGAACTTCTGTGTATACAGGGGACACTACAACAGGCATTGGATTGTGTCACTGCAAGGAAgatgaaagctgcttttttgttttatcgGGCACTTGAGCAGGCTGCAGAGTGAATCTCTGTCCATGGTGGTTTTTAAGAACAGCTTAGACATAATTGAGGGTGATGTAAAAACATAGTTCTCCTGCAGAAGGTTAGTCTAGAGGAGCTCTGGGAAGTGAGGTGGGTGTTGTGCTGTGGGTAGGCCAGTGCAGGCAAAGTCATCAGCAATCCTTGTGCTCTGGCATCATGCCAATGAAAAGTCAGTCCAATATGAGAGGGATGTTgaagcaaacacagaaaaagaaggaagaagaatttGGTGGGAGATCATATTCAGTGCTACACCAGACGTGTCTGCTCAGCTTATCAACAGCATGTAACAGCTCCTTGAAGTACCTGAAAATGCATGGTATCCCCATGACATACACAGACATAAATGCTGCAAATACCCTGGGAAATATGATGATATTCAGgcaagaaaataatcttttgaaACTGGGTTTCAGAGgtttaacagaaaaatatttcagccGTACTGGGAAAAGCTGAACCTGCTGTGCTGGTGACCACTGTGTCTCCAAACTGATGGCTTAGCATGGTATGCTGGGTGTCCTCTGTTTCAACTGAGGCAAGCAAGAAAGGTAGATGTAAAGAAGACAAAGGATAGACAAGATGGGCAGTGTTTTCTTGTAGGTGATTAAAAAGTTAAATGATACAGCATCATGTCCTGCTAAGAGCAGAAATTTACACCACATAGTGGGAAGTTACAGTGCAAATGGTCTGGAAAtgttaaaacacaaaacacttCATAAAATGGGCTGCTGGCTCTGTTTTAACACTAAATCTTGCATGAAATGTAGGGCCCTTGAATTTCAAAGAGTTGGTGGGAAGCAGCATTTTAACGCATGCTTAGTGGTAATTCTGTTGTGTATTAGAGCCACATCATTTCATTAGGGAAGTCTGATTTCTCCCCTGGGCTCAAGCCCAGGACATCACTAGGAAGCTTCCCAGCCTGGTAGGACTCTCAGATCCTTACACtttgctgctctttgctgtCAGTGGCATTGGAGCCACAATGTCCAAAGCCAACGAAAAGTGACTCCAGGGCCTTGGGACACTTGGCGAgagaagctggagcacaggttATTTTTGCCTCTCTCAGTTGCAGGCAATGGCCCTGGAATAAACAGACTCGGTCTATTAAGACCCGGCGCTGTGTCTGGTGTCTCTACTTCAGTGTCGGGTTTCTCAAGCGTGGCGTGGCCAACGCCTATAGCGCCGGCTTCCTGGTGTCACATGGGGGCAAGAGGCTCTGCTCACTGAGCGGTCTCTAAACAGACTTGCAGGGTGAGGGCACACGAGCCGGCAGCGAGCCGGCAGCGAGCggaggggagctgagggagtAACCGGCCGTGCCGCTGCCGCAGCACCGGAACCGACGAGTCCCGCGAGgcgccgcggcggggcggggcggggcggggcgggacgcGCCtgcgcgggcggggcggggcggggcggcgcagCGCAGCGGGGGAGGGGAGCGCTGATGCAAGAGCTGAGCGCGGCGCCCGCCCGCAACGGCTGACTGCGGCCCTCCGCGCCCGCCGTACCCGCCGTTCTGCCCTGCTCCCGCTCCGCTCCCGCGCCCCGCCGCAGCACGCCCGGCCGCAGTCATGTCGGGCGACGAGGTGAGACTCGGCGGCCGCCGCCCGCGGAGGAGCCGGGATCGAGGCCTTGCGCCGGTGCCGCCGCCATGTGGGACGCCGGGCCTAAGGCCTGCGCCGGGCGGCGAGCGCGGCCTCAGCCCTGGGCCAGAGCCGGCGCCTCGGTGCTCGGGCGGGCGGTGGTGGCCGGGCCCCGCAGCCGTGACGATGGGCCTTGCTCGCCGCCGTCGCTGAGCAGGGGGCCCCGGGCCCCTTCTAGGTGCGGTGGGCGGCGGTCGGGCCGGGGTGGGCCTGGCGCCTTCCCCGGGAGCCTTCCCGGCCCCTGCGCGCCGCGAGGTCGCACATGGCTCTCGGCTTTGTCAGGCTCCGTGTATGTGGAAGGCTGCAATCTGGTCTGGAGCTCCCCGTGTTCAGCTGCTGCTCGCCTCCGGTAGAGGGACGGccggagagaagagaaagacagacaCCGCTCACCGACTTCCCCCATCTCCATCGAGTTTCGTGTTCCTCCAGCGATATGTAGCCTTTAGGCAGTTTACTTACCgctctctctttttctggagCGTTTAATATCGTTTCTTTTAACCCAGAGAGCTAAATAGCTGCATTTTAACCAATGATAACTGGAATTTTTCCGGGTCCCATGGTGTGTGCGTAGGTATGCTTCTAGGGAAGTAGATCTATCTCCCAGAAGTTTTTCAGGTGTTGTAGATGCCATACGTTGCCACCTTTACTAATGGCACTTCCATTGCTGTtgtggagaaaaggaaagcctTAGATGTGTGAGGTTGTAGGAAACCTGACAGATGACTGTGTAGCCTGTGGGGAGCTGCACTGATGGAGTCGATGAGATGGCTGCTTTTGATCTTATATCTTCTTTCTAATGTTTAAAATACCTGTGTGGCTTGTTTCCTTCTGAGCAAAGTGATCACTCAGGCAAGTCATAATTTGCCCTATGTAATAAAAGAGAACTAGTGTAATTACTAATTATTTTAATGGTAGCTGAGTCTGACTTATTCAGCTACTTTATAAAATCCCTGGTTTTGAGCAGCCAGTGGGTTTAGGTGCAGATTGGCCTTAATTTCCTACTCCATAGACGGCAACTCAGCATAGTGTAAGGATACTTGAACTTTTAACAGTGCAGAGTTGCCATCTGCTTTGTAGACATGCCTGTGTTTATTCAGACTAATGGGATGATTAATTTGTGACCTCTGTTAGAATCCCCAGCATttgctgctgtcacagcagTTGGCTTTTGTCTTGAGAGTTTCATTTGGACTGTGAagctttaattattttatttcctctaCTCTTTTACTTGCTAATTTTTAGTAAGTTGGGTTTTTGGCTGCGTAGGCCTTTGAAATAAGGACTAGATATATTGAGATGGATGTGAAAAAGAACTGTGTGGTCTACAGAATAGAAAACCCTATATGGGAATTCGTCTCCAAGAGCAGGATCAGACACTTGTAACTATCTACATAAGAAgcctttgaagaagaaaatatttcaagcaTAGACCTCTTTCTCAAGTTGTGGAACACTTCTAGGAGTTTTCTGAGAGCAGCTAGCACGTTATAATTAGGTGTGAAGTTTGCAGGAGCTTGATTTGTCCTGACAGGATGGAGTGGACTGTAGAACAGTGCTCTGTTCAGGGTACATTGTTTTAAtgtggaaaaaacccagaagttGTCCTTGTGTGTTAACTTCAGTTTAGTGTAATACTACTGAAGACACATTCAGTCTGTTGTCGAAGCAAGAGATGCTTCAGGATGAAAGGCTTTTTGTTTGCAAGGAgaagagtggggttttttttgggtcaGGTGGGCTGGTTGCTTCTTAGAAATTATTACAACTGATCCAAGCATAATTTTATGTTTGCTTAGTCATGTGAGAAGATATGAAACTCTGAAGATTCTTGCAAAGCTTCTTCATTGAAGTGAGACATGATCTTGAAAAGGTGTTTGTATGCATGTTCCCAAAGCTGTGCACTCTGATACAGAcagctttccttctgtttctgcaggCTGTGGAGGTTACTGGAGGAAGTCAGCAGTGTTTGATTACAGTGCATTGCAAAAGCATGATTCATACATATGGCTAAGTGTTAGGGGGAAATTCTCTGACAGAACTCTTTAAGTCAATTTAGCAATGTATGAGCCACACTTCAGCAGTTTGAAAGCCTCAGGCTTCATTGGACATTTTTGTGACGCTGTGCTTCAAACACCCAAATGTGGGATTCACTACCTTTCAATAAAGCCTTTATGAAACATGTAAGCTACAGAAAATTCTAGGAGTATCACAAGAATATCAAGTGTAGGAGAGTGAGAAGTGTGAGGAAAAGATTGCTTTCTCGGGGGAGGGAAACTGCCAAACTTGCAGAAAAACAAGGAGCAGGAGCACTGCATCTTTGATACAGGGATGGTATCCCTATGAGCATTAATGATGTGGGATTTAAACTCTCTGTGAGAATATTCTTCAAGTAGTAGATAAAGAAAACTGGAGAGTGTCATGAAGTATCTGAAACTGTTTGATATATTAAATACATAGTGGTGGAGAAAATATGGACAGATACATGTACCAAATCTCAACAattgctgtgatgtcaaacttGCATCTTAAATAAAACAACTAGGAAACATTCCTGTGTTGGAAATTTAAAGACCTCAAGTATTGAATCATGAATAGAGTAAAAGAGAGTCTCGGGGTTAGTACCTTCTTCACAGACTAGGTAAGTTAAACTTATTCGCTAGCTAAAGAGCTCATTAACAGCTTTTAATCACTTGATCTCTGAGGTTCCTGTAGCATGGTAACATGTTACTAACATATAACTGACATGTAGTGTGTAATTGGGCTTTGATTTGGGTGTACTTAGACTTTTTGGTGCTGAGTGGTTCAGGGTTTGCTTCACATAGTCTGACTTCAAACTTTGAGTCTGTAATGATAATAAAATGGGGAAATCTGTCAAAGGTTTAGTATCTTTTTAGCTGATGGCAGGAAACTTGGGCTGTCacaggaaaaggagcagaagCTCTCAATTGTCAAGTGGTGTTCTAATCTTCTGTTCTCTTGTGATTACATCAGTTATGCCATAGCACAAGCTCTGTGgtgtttttaaagaagcctATGTAAGCACTACTTTGAGTCAGTTAACTTGTATTACATGGTTACAGATCTAGAAAAATCCCTTGTTGAGATTGAAGCCAATGAACACTTTGTGTAACTGTAGGAATGTTGAGAGAACATTCAAGGTGTTATAAATATTAAGTGGTAGGTGTTTATTGTGCTGCTAAAGAACTCTTTGACTTTTACAGATGATTTTCGATCCTACTATgagcaagaaaaagaagaagaagaagaagcccTTTATGTTggatgaggaaggaggagatACACAAGCAGAAGAGACTCAGcaatcagaaacaaaagaagttGAACCAGAGCCAACAGAAGACAAAGATGTTGAAGCAGATGAAGAAGATAGCAGGAAGAAAGGTAAAGTGAAGGTAGTTCTTCTGTATTTTGAGACTACGAGCCCCATTTCAAGAATTTAACATCACAGTGTATGATGCTGGGGCCTAAGTTTGTTTAGAGGCTTGTGAGTAACAGTGCTGCAAATTCAGAGGCCATGTTTTCCTCCTGcttaaacaaaacacagaaatacagcAAGCTACCAGTGGCTTAGCAAATTCCACTTTCCTGGCTCAGAGTCTTGTGTGAGACCATAAGAAGAGAATCCCTAAAGTACCATGAAGTTCTGTCTTCCACATGCAGTTGTTGCATAGATTACACACTTAGAGTTGATTTTCATCTGAACAATTAAGCAATAGGTTGGTAACAGAAATATGGTTAAATCTGTTCTAGTTTTTAGACATCTTGCGAATGTGATAGCTGTAGTGTGTTTTGGAGTCTTTCAGGAAATAAACTTGTGATTGTGTATATAACCTTTCTTTTAGAATCAAGGCCACTGTCATTTCAGGATGACCTGACTCAGGGAATGCTGTTAAATCCATTTTGTTGGTAAAGTTTGCTCCTTCAGCAGACCAGATTAAAACTGTGCTTTTCTCCTAcaattttatcttcattttcttcaggcaTCTCTGCTGTAATGACAGAAGTGAATGTTTCTTTGTACAGGAGAGAAATTAAGCACTTACAAAACAAGTAAATGCAGTTAGATACAGAAACTGTAAACTAGTACTGAGGTATGGGGATAAAGGGGAACAACCCCATTAAAACCAAAGGGTTTAGGGGCTACAGATGATTGCTAATGTTTTGCTGTAATGCTTTGATGATTTTGGATGTACATTAGCAATCAACGTTTAAACTGTTTCTACATTTACTATGATTCTTTTGGCTTGCAGATGCAACAGATGACCTGGATGACTTAAACTTCTtcaatcagaagaaaaagaagaaaaaaccaaaaaagataTTTGATATAGATGAAGCAGAAGAAGGTGTCAAGGTAATTTACATAACTCGGCCATTTGTCTATGACAATGTCTATGACAGCAAgctttcttgctttccttttctgggGATTGTCAGTACAGGAGTTGTTTTGAGTCTGTTCCTGTGTCTTAGTCCATTTAATAATGAAACTTTTATTGCACTGCTCTTGTATATAGTAGAATCACCGAGTCTTAGTAGGTTTCTGTTGAACATGTTGCTCTGCAGGGCTTTTTGcccagaagtgaaaaaaaatcttaactgATCTGCACAACTGAGGTGTAAGTGGCAAACCCAGGGAGCAAGAGGACAGAGAAATTTCACATGATGTGTAAACCTCTCCTTTACACTCTCTCTTTTGAGGgagaaaattacagaatcacagacaaAATGCTCTACATGTGCAGAACTACTGTGACAAATTAGACTGGCTGCAGGTGGCACAGCTTTGCTTTATTGTCTGGCATATAGGGTTGCATTATGCCTTTACTTTCAAGTTAGAAACAGGACATAAGATGATTTTCAATGACCTAGTAGGAACCAACTATTCCAGAGGAAATGGTGTAAACTAGGTTTTAATACAAGACTCTGCTGACACGTGGAGATCATTGTTCTTTAACCTGGCATATAAAAATCTGTCTCTTACTTCATAGTAGCTGTGCAACGCTCTTTTCAACATCAGTTCCATTCTTATGTGTTACATTACAGGATTATGGTGGATATTACTAGTATTCATCTAGTATAGTGTGTTACTTGTATCATTTCTAATGCCAGTGCAATAGAGATTAGTGTTGAATACTGTAAACTGGGGCCTTATTTCTTTGCAGGACTTGAAAATTGAAGGAGACGTGCCAGAGGCAGTAGAACCTGAAGATGACCTTGATATCATGCTGggcaataaaaagaagaaaaagaagaatgtgaAATTTCCAGATGAAGATGAGATAATGGAGAAGGATGAAGGTAAAAGTAGAAACATCTTATTAATCTAACTCAATAAGATGTTGAAATGTAGTCCATGTTGTAGGTGAACAAGTTCTGTTAGATTGCCCTTTTTGTTTCAGAACCCTTTTGCTATCTTTACCACTGTATGATCAGAAAAAATGTTCTATAAAAGCTCAATATAAATTTGCCTAAAGTGCTGGTGTCCCTTGTAGGCAGACAGGGAGAGAAGACTTGTGTTCACATCTCAGTGAAATCTTCTGATACACCTTTTTGAAGTGGTGTAAGTGTGAGTTTAaagaatgtttcttttcttcttaacGAGTCTTAAACAACTTTCGTTGCAGCTTTTGAGGATGAAGATAGCAAAAAAGATGATGGAATTTCTTTTAGCCTTCAGTCAGGACCTGCATGGGCAGGCTCAGAGAGGGACTACACGTATGATGAGGTAATCATGTTCAAAAGACTTTTTCAAAGTATTTCCCATGTTGATGTGCGTCAGTAGAGCGGAGCCTTAGCTCTCATGTCCTGTTTCTAACTTGAAAGTAAAGGACTTGTACTCAGAAGCTTGTGAATAGAAAAACTGAGCAAGCACATCTTTTACCACAGTTAACTTTCATATGGGGCAATATTAGTGATAGTTGAAACGCCTCAGGAGTCAGACTGAGGCATTGTCGGTTATAAAGGAAACCCTTGAGGGAACAGGTGACTCATTTTGCATTCATCAGGACTTTAAgtgtattttgaaaaatgtatgGGGAAATACCAATGGCTAAAGACAATGTAACATTCATTGTGAACGCTGCTCCAAGTTATTTAGAAGTGATGCACTTAATCTGAGAAATTCATGGTGCTGTGACCCCTTTATTTGCAGTTGCTCAACAGAGTTTTCAACATCATgcgggaaaaaaatccagatatggtagctggagagaaaagaaaatttgtCATGAAGCCTCCCCAGGTTGTAAGAGTAGGGACcaagaaaacatcttttgtCAACTTTACAGATATCTGCAAATTGTAAGTTTGCACTCAAGACTTTCTTCCCAGGAATAGTGGATGAATGCTCTTCTCTGTGCTGTTGGCTGTTGTTGAATGCATGTTTTCTGGCAAAAAACTATGGCAAACCAGAGGTAAACTGAAAGCTGTTTCAGTCATACTGCTCATACCCTCTGTAGCTCTCTGTAAGAAGGTATTTATGAAGATGACTTCTTGGgataatttcttattttatacTTATGCAAGTTGTAGGCTTGTTATTGAAACCAAGCCTATTGATTGTGAGTTCACTGGCTTTTATAAAGTCACCAGTCGTATTTATTTGCAAGTCTTTTGGGAGGGCTGGGGTGGGTAAAATGCTTTCTAATTCAAGCTGGCTACAAATACTgttctcttggaaaaaaatgacaaaacttTATACCATTTGCTATTGTTCCCTGCTGTGGTTTCCGTGTCTTAAATTATCTTTTGTGAGGGCAGTTCTGTTCTTTGTGAACACTTCTGGGAGTGCATATTGGATTTGTTTCATAAGCAGGTCCTGATGAAATCATGCTGAGAATCTGGGTAGTATGCTGAAGTGACTTTTCAGTGGTAGCCAGTAACACTTCATGgaatgacagagaaatgggagaaTAAGAATGGAAAATCTCTGATAGGATCAGTAGTTACTGTGAGTTTGGTTTTGGGAGGATAGTGTTTgatttggggtggggtttttttgtgggctGTTCAGCTTTCTTGTGTGCTCAGTCATAGTCTGCCTGTGCACTTTGCAGACCCTCTGGCACTGCCCCCTTTTAAACTTAGTAATTTAAGATCATTTTAGCCTGCCAGTCCTGTATAAATATCAAATTTCTCTGAAGAGAGTAGGTTAAACATATCCTTACTCTATTTTTAGATTACATCGTCAGCCAAAACACCTTCTGGCATTTTTGTTGGCAGAATTGGGTACAAGGTAAGGCCACTGGGCTATGTGTGTGCTTATGCATGTGGGAAATAATGGCAACACAGTTGGTGTTGTCTGATCAAAAGTTAAACTCTTGGGTTTAggtctgtgtgtatgtgtttgaaCATGAGACTTTTCTTCCCTGCACTTTAATGCTGTGCTTAGTGATTGAAGAGATACCATCTTAACAGGTACAGAGCCAAGTCCCAGGGCACAGTTTGAATAAGAGTTTGGATTTCCTGTTTGCAACCTTTCTTAAAGATGCTCTGGCAGCAGAGGTGTTTGCACAGTCAGTGAGGGTGGCTCTATGGCTTGTACCAACTTAAGGGAGATGGTAGGTAGCAGGGAGGAGAGAATGCCTGACTGCTTAATAGCAAGTCTTGTGAGCCCGGAACTAGGTATTTTGTCTAATGCTGCAGTTAAATCCCCCTGTCTTGGTGTAAAACTGGAGTTGATTTTTGTATGTCTCTTATCAAAGATCTCATACTGCAGGGCTGTACTTTCTGGTTGCTTATTCATTTCTCTGTTGTTGACTATAGTGTTATTTGTTATATGTAGACAGAAAATCAAGGAGTCTAATGAAAAAGTGTATGTAACAAATGCCCATTTAATTGGCTGTTGGAATCTCTTCATCTCCAAATGACTTAAGAACTTAAAAAACataatgtgaaaaatattcAACTTACTCCATGAGAGCAGCTAGAATAGGAACTTATCAGTCACATTAAACCTTACTCTAGGGAGTTTTCTCAGTCACTTGTGTGAGGTCAGCAGGTGCTCATCCTCAGTTCTGTGAAGTTCTTCTGACTAGGTAGCTAAACTGTCAAGTTGGAGTTTGCTTTTACCTCAGTGAGGGTTAAGCTTGGGCAAAACTTCCTGTAGGCTTTCAAGTGCCTTTAGAACTTGACAACTTTCCCACAAAGTAATTCTGGCTTACCCTTTATCATGAAGAATGCATCACTGTTTCATGTTCCTGGCTTGTTTTAATGCTTGACATCTGCAAAGCAAGtaattaacttttcttttaaattagtGGCTCAATAGATGGTAACAACCAGCTTGTAATCAAAGGAAGATTCCAGCAAAAACAGATAGAAAATGTCTTGAGAAGATATATCAGTGAGTATAACTCCTTTTTCCACTACAAGTTTATCACAGACCCCTTTTGATGACCAGTGGCCTCATTCATGGCccacctgtgtgtgtgcatgctgtGGGGATTCAGTGCTGAGAAGCTATAACTTGGCAGTTTTATGATGAAGTAATGCAAGTGCAGGTGGTTCTACCATGGTTTAATAAGAGCAAAGGTCATACTGTCCTGGTACTAAAACATACCAAGGAAAACAGTAAAAGCATTTGAGAATTGCTTGTTTTCATCTCAATTTCACTTCTTGGCTTTGAGGACTATGGCAAATAACAGTAAATGTTAATTTTGAAGTCTGTTGTGCATGTTTATTAGCAAAGAGAGTATGTGTGCTGCTGGTCAGAAGACTTGGATTATATGTAACAGAAAGTGCTGCTTTAGTGCAGTGTAGAAGTGCTGCTGACATCAGGGAATGCCCCTCCAGCAGAGGAAGTTATAGAAGGCCAGTGGGATGTCTTAAGTGGTTGTTGCTGTGTTTGAAACACTGATGTCAGTGCATAATGATCCAGTGAAGCCTCATCTTTATTAACCTGGGAACTAGGGGAAGCTTTCAGTTTGTCTCAAGCTCTGTAGTTTTCATAGGAAGCAACTCCTAAGTTAGTAGATGCATTTGAACAGCCTTGGAAGACAACTGTTAAAGACTGAAGAAGTGGTGACTTGTCCACTGATAATGCATTCTCTTTTAACTGCTACTTAATTCCTTTTCTGCAGAGGAGTATGTCACCTGTCATACGTGTCGGTCACCAGACACAATCCTACAGAAGGACACCAGGTTATATTTCTTGCAGTGTGAGACCTGCCACTCTCGCTGCTCCGTCGCCAGCATCAAAACTGGTTTCCAGGCTGTCACAGGCAAGAGAGCACAGCTCCGTGCCAAAGCCAACTAGTTTGCTAATCAACACTGGATTTTGCAAAGTGTTCTGGGGAGATCTGACTGGACAGGTTTACAATCAGAATGGATTTACCGTTATATTAAAACAAGATTGTAAAAACCACAAGAAATTTGACTCTTGATTGGTTGGTCTGAGATCCTTGCAAGATGCAGATCCTCAAGCTGTTCACATACGTTTGTTCATTGAGTATATTTTACCAACTGTAAGGAACATGATGGGAAAGGAGGTGCTTTTTAATCCATTCACACTTCTGTAAAACACAAGATAAATTAAAGATACTGTAACAGTGAGTGTCTTTGATTTggatttttccttcagtttcctctttaAACAGCTCATGGGAATGGTTGGCATGTTCTTCTGCAGATCATGTCACTGAACTATGTCCAAGACTCAGAATACAGTTTAAGGTAaaggttattttgcttttacataACAAGGTTATTTTTAATTAGGCTATCATTAAACAGAGAAGCCTGTCACTAAAAGCCACGAGGACGAGATACCAACGTGAGAAGTGCTTGTGCTTGTATAGCCACGTTCATATGGGAATGCATATTGCACAGAAGGTGACATCAGGGCATGCTGATGCAGCTTAAATAGACAAAATGTAGCAGACTCAAACACCATATTGATGCTGAATCTTGAAATAGAATTGACAAACTGCTGTAAGCTTTCATAGTGTCATAATACTAAATTTTGCAGTTTCTAGTACAGAAATGTTAATATTTCTGAAGCCCTGCACTCTTCACCACTTTAGAAAGAATCTAACCAAATGCAGCCAAAAAAAAGGATATAGGTGACACCATTACATGATGGCTGCAACAGTCTTACATGAATCTTGAATTTACAGAAGATACTGCCAAGTAGTTTTGAGTTTCAAAGTACCACATTGTGCTTCTTACAACATGCAGTTCTCTCTGCTAGCAGCATTGCTAATCTCTAGGGGATGTGCCTCCTGCTGTCCTAACTAGTTTTTTTCTAGTGCTGTAGAAGTTTTGTTACAGCTGCAAGTAGAACGATTCAGAAGGGGAGTGAAGTCCCTCAAGTCTGTTAAGGGGAGAGTTTTCATTTAATTGCCAAATTGCACAGGGTCAGGGTGGGATGCAGTAGCTTGGGTCCctgagcactgcaggcaggctgAGTAGCCTCCCCAGGGAAAATGGTGGTCAATGCAGGTCATGAAATACCAGAAAC from Colius striatus isolate bColStr4 chromosome 16, bColStr4.1.hap1, whole genome shotgun sequence carries:
- the EIF2S2 gene encoding eukaryotic translation initiation factor 2 subunit 2 isoform X2; translated protein: MSGDEMIFDPTMSKKKKKKKKPFMLDEEGGDTQAEETQQSETKEVEPEPTEDKDVEADEEDSRKKDATDDLDDLNFFNQKKKKKKPKKIFDIDEAEEGVKDLKIEGDVPEAVEPEDDLDIMLGNKKKKKKNVKFPDEDEIMEKDEAFEDEDSKKDDGISFSLQSGPAWAGSERDYTYDELLNRVFNIMREKNPDMVAGEKRKFVMKPPQVVRVGTKKTSFVNFTDICKLLHRQPKHLLAFLLAELGTSGSIDGNNQLVIKGRFQQKQIENVLRRYIKEYVTCHTCRSPDTILQKDTRLYFLQCETCHSRCSVASIKTGFQAVTGKRAQLRAKAN
- the EIF2S2 gene encoding eukaryotic translation initiation factor 2 subunit 2 isoform X1, which encodes MWDSLPFNKAFMKHMIFDPTMSKKKKKKKKPFMLDEEGGDTQAEETQQSETKEVEPEPTEDKDVEADEEDSRKKDATDDLDDLNFFNQKKKKKKPKKIFDIDEAEEGVKDLKIEGDVPEAVEPEDDLDIMLGNKKKKKKNVKFPDEDEIMEKDEAFEDEDSKKDDGISFSLQSGPAWAGSERDYTYDELLNRVFNIMREKNPDMVAGEKRKFVMKPPQVVRVGTKKTSFVNFTDICKLLHRQPKHLLAFLLAELGTSGSIDGNNQLVIKGRFQQKQIENVLRRYIKEYVTCHTCRSPDTILQKDTRLYFLQCETCHSRCSVASIKTGFQAVTGKRAQLRAKAN
- the EIF2S2 gene encoding eukaryotic translation initiation factor 2 subunit 2 isoform X3; translation: MIFDPTMSKKKKKKKKPFMLDEEGGDTQAEETQQSETKEVEPEPTEDKDVEADEEDSRKKDATDDLDDLNFFNQKKKKKKPKKIFDIDEAEEGVKDLKIEGDVPEAVEPEDDLDIMLGNKKKKKKNVKFPDEDEIMEKDEAFEDEDSKKDDGISFSLQSGPAWAGSERDYTYDELLNRVFNIMREKNPDMVAGEKRKFVMKPPQVVRVGTKKTSFVNFTDICKLLHRQPKHLLAFLLAELGTSGSIDGNNQLVIKGRFQQKQIENVLRRYIKEYVTCHTCRSPDTILQKDTRLYFLQCETCHSRCSVASIKTGFQAVTGKRAQLRAKAN